From the Phoenix dactylifera cultivar Barhee BC4 chromosome 10, palm_55x_up_171113_PBpolish2nd_filt_p, whole genome shotgun sequence genome, one window contains:
- the LOC103717691 gene encoding protein ROS1A isoform X4 — MPSPSDAAVASKLASFTPLMFAQISSSQELSVPPNQLLLNGKASSNPVLYNGSDRPALKPQYRYPASVLPNLSSFPENTINMDASKVMPSTPMIVEKKKTSQDRLPREVIDLVNETVNKEDMQEIGKWQPLVGKQAELCFSQPVVSYTSEHLVPSQIASFQQTVDRGVVHEENANWQSPTQKQIPCFLKPRVKSSPVPAVPSQTGFSLEPTVPSSLEHVMTSHTISSLQQRVVKEDMQDKEVQKWQPPVQNQMELCFLKSVGTSSSEPKLPSQVAPSHQKQSEVNAIISSEEAPAQELDAQKHSERENQGIDLNKKPQQKPKRKKHRPKVIREARTPKPVTPKPRTPKRAKNKEENPSGKRKYVRKSRVQNSMDNPTGALGEIAHLVNISRTKSVRRCLNFDSEDLQARDGCVGSASAFTCNAKSQAQEKCVAGPTMTSSTESTVHSQGPEAVLGNSQMGTPFDLNSSTNQMPNQHANLAENPTPLLQPCRREMMGTNEMLDGYRIMPENRTISPRPSKRDLIRESPHELARKNEYLNISANHERSQETGQSKPDSHKKISDVIMKRTKRDLNYVDNPQFSASINFTHANNGMDWVSECHDKGRNNPYFSENCKKRRIENEQSGQNRFTSSASSMTHMPLNNWRINQVMPNNSEVFIFADAQRLIALDKQQASECMLSFDRSESNIRSTASVQAHNLTFVSATMDCNYSSTPVRYSSMDCPHITTPVKQTGHICADYNQPSSPGKPLGGNDSQESEICELQPSMEAIVVKTNMKMKPKKHTKKQQDHPVNPKSSKTNRISLQDHEVATYDSESSPGTKSAQPTAPASGNSRKKNSFLQPSHIHDCQSSSNFNESVNGSGILGAVVPHGNPLDDIIQKLKCLNINRGRDGATTQAQNALIPYDGRGGVIVPYEGLLNLARKRRSRAKVDLDSETNRVWKLLMGKEGRDDGTDMDKEKWWEEERRVFCGRVDSFIARMHLVQGDRRFSQWKGSVVDSVVGVFLTQNVSDHLSSSAFMALAAKFPLKSRANNWRSDAEKMNTSEEQQERCINASENATKWQENMLCKESYDRDSVLIIGEKERASGNESYGSNKGGATADYSKGKCWNAHQRELEHGHESSDSRRGIPAIVKGNTSFAELKEKRLVEDVAPSQNSVISSQYYSEYQIQTADLNGSSSLSNFEAEELVIGSMCNGMDSSTSFTELLQIAELGSHGNERILSTDSLKRLARLDVDKRKTVLDRSEKLEGACPSVHTSDSYFHKSECDFMGASCAPFMLYNFNNFTNSGLVGMHNAKIVRRESRSHQSSTASGITNTNNFNSDCGPSANNAIEAISQKLTITSETVPAVNSYAQISKQLVQPLTSLETADCIGKCSNNNAPRERTGASLGKSVFHECLSLQDESIQNLQQKEKEANFEVENTQNAEKVLLCQKQNSRNQQTSPELQNNQRKALEVAEGVESNFKNENHNSQKVSSDTENNGIKAKKKKVESEKKKTYDWDSLRKEAYNKGANQERSHETMDSLDWEAVKCADVNEISETIRERGMNNMLAERIKEFLIRLVRDHGSINLEWLRDVKPEKAKDYLLSIRGLGLKSVECVRLLTLHHLAFPVDTNVGRICVRLGWVPIQPLPESLQLHLLELYPILETIQKYLWPRLCKLDQRTLYELHYQMITFGKVFCTKSKPNCNACPMRGECKHFASAFASARLALPGLEEKSLVSSTIPVASENGCTPAYNLEPLPQLEGSTFSQERTIFNNCEPIIEEPATPEAECLETEESAIEDAFFEEPDEIPTIKLNLEEFAQNLQNYMHANNMDIQDGDMSKALVAITPEAASIPMPRLKNVSRLRTEHQVYELPDSHPLLEGLDTREPDDPCFYLLAIWTPGETAQSTEPPKAFCNSQETGKLCDRKTCFACNSIREAQAQTVRGTLLIPCRTAMRGSFPLNGTYFQVNEVFADHDTSRNPIDVPREWIWSLPRRTVYCGTSIPTIFRGLTTEEIQQCFWRGFVCVRGFDRKTRAPKPLYARLHLPASKAPKNRRAAAAAAKEDEQPHAEKQPTIDDLKHGHLRQNVSMAPL; from the exons ATGCCTTCGCCATCTGATGCAGCGGTTGCCAGCAAGTTAGCATCTTTCACTCCGCTCATGTTTGCGCAAATTAGCAGCAGCCAAGAATTATCCGTGCCCCCAAATCAATTGCTGCTGAATGGGAAGGCGTCATCGAACCCAGTCCTTTACAATGGTAGTGACCGCCCAGCACTGAAACCTCAGT ATAGATATCCTGCTTCTGTTCTCCCAAATCTTAGTTCCTTCCCGGAGAACACAATAAACATGGATGCGAGCAAGGTGATGCCTTCCACCCCTATGATTGTGGAGAAGAAAAAAACTTCTCAAGATCGCCTCCCTAGGGAAGTCATAGATTTGGTAAATGAAACAGTCAATAAGGAGGATATGCAGGAGATAGGGAAATGGCAACCTCTTGTAGGGAAGCAGGCAGAACTATGCTTCTCACAGCCTGTAGTGTCATATACTTCGGAGCATTTAGTGCCATCACAAATAGCATCTTTCCAACAAACGGTTGACAGGGGAGTTGTGCATGAGGAAAATGCGAATTGGCAATCCCCAACACAAAAGCAGATTCCATGCTTCTTAAAGCCTAGAGTGAAATCTTCACCTGTGCCTGCAGTGCCATCTCAGACAGGTTTTTCTTTGGAGCCTACAGTACCATCTTCTTTGGAGCATGTAATGACATCACATACAATTTCTTCCCTGCAACAAAGAGTCGTGAAGGAAGATATGCAGGACAAGGAGGTTCAGAAATGGCAGCCTCCAGTGCAGAACCAGATGGAGCTTTGTTTTTTGAAGTCTGTAGGTACATCTTCTTCAGAGCCCAAACTGCCATCTCAGGTAGCTCCATCCCATCAAAAGCAAAGTGAAGTCAATGCAATTATATCATCTGAGGAAGCCCCTGCCCAAGAACTGGATGCTCAGAAACATAGTGAGAGAGAAAATCAGGGAATAGACTTGAACAAGAAACCGCAGCAGAAGCCTAAAAGGAAGAAGCACAGGCCCAAGGTTATTCGAGAGGCCAGAACACCAAAGCCAGTAACCCCCAAGCCTCGGACCCCTAAGCGAGCCAAGAATAAAGAAGAAAACCCATCGGGTAAGAGGAAGTATGTCCGAAAGAGCAGGGTCCAAAACTCTATGGATAACCCCACAGGTGCTTTAGGCGAAATTGCTCATCTGGTCAATATAAGCAGGACTAAATCTGTCAGACGGTGTTTGAACTTTGATTCAGAAGATTTGCAAGCAAGAGATGGCTGTGTAGGATCAGCATCAGCATTTACATGCAATGCCAAATCTCAAGCTCAAGAGAAATGTGTTGCAGGGCCTACTATGACCTCAAGCACAGAATCAACTGTACATTCTCAAGGACCGGAAGCAGTGCTGGGCAACTCTCAAATGGGAACCCCATTTGATCTCAACAGTTCAACGAATCAAATGCCGAATCAGCATGCAAACTTGGCTGAAAACCCAACACCACTTCTTCAACCCTGTAGAAGAGAGATGATGGGGACAAATGAAATGCTGGATGGTTATAGAATAATGCCAGAAAACAGGACCATATCTCCTCGGCCTTCTAAAAGAGATTTGATTAGAGAAAGTCCACACGAATTGGCTAGGAAGAATGAGTACCTGAATATTTCTGCCAACCATGAGAGGTCTCAAGAAACTGGTCAGAGCAAGCCCGATTCACATAAAAAAATCTCGGATGTGataatgaaaagaacaaaaagagaCCTTAACTATGTTGATAATCCTCAGTTTTCAGCAAGTATAAATTTCACACATGCCAATAACGGGATGGACTGGGTTAGTGAATGTCATGATAAAGGCAGGAACAACCCTTACTTTTCTGAGAATTGCAAAAAAAGGAGAATAGAGAATGAGCAAAGTGGACAGAACAGATTCACAAGCAGTGCTTCCTCCATGACACATATGCCCCTGAATAATTGGAGAATAAATCAGGTGATGCCAAATAATTCTGAAGTCTTTATTTTTGCTGATGCACAAAGGTTGATTGCCCTCGATAAACAGCAAGCTTCAGAGTGCATGCTGTCATTTGATCGATCAGAAAGCAACATTAGATCAACAGCATCAGTTCAGGCCCATAATTTAACATTTGTTAGTGCCACTATGGACTGCAACTACAGTTCAACACCTGTAAGATACAGTAGCATGGACTGCCCACATATAACAACACCTGTAAAGCAAACTGGACACATTTGTGCGGATTACAACCAGCCATCATCTCCAGGAAAGCCCTTAGGAGGCAATGATAGTCAGGAAAGTGAGATTTGCGAACTGCAGCCTTCCATGGAAGCCATTGTTGTAAAGACCAACatgaaaatgaaaccaaaaaaGCATACAAAGAAGCAACAAGATCATCCAGTCAATCCCAAATCCTCAAAAACCAACAGAATATCTTTGCAAGACCATGAGGTTGCTACATACGATTCTGAATCTTCACCTGGAACAAAAAGTGCTCAGCCAACTGCACCGGCTTCAGGaaattcaagaaagaaaaattcattTCTCCAACCCAGTCACATTCATGACTGCCAAAGCAGCAGCAATTTCAATGAATCAGTTAATGGCAGTGGAATCTTAGGAGCAGTAGTACCACATGGCAATCCTTTAGATGATATCATTCAGAAGCTGAAATGTCTAAATATAAACAGGGGCCGTGATGGTGCTACAACTCAAGCACAAAACGCTCTCATTCCTTATGATGGAAGAGGTGGTGTAATCGTTCCATATGAGGGCCTGCTCAATCTTGCTAGGAAACGTCGCTCTCGTGCCAAAGTTGATCTGGATTCAGAGACAAATAGGGTATGGAAGCTTTTGATGGGAAAGGAAGGCCGCGATGACGGAACAGATATGGATAAAGAGAAGTGGTGGGAAGAAGAAAGGCGAGTTTTCTGTGGACGTGTAGACTCATTCATTGCCCGGATGCATCTTGTTCAAG GCGACAGACGCTTCTCTCAATGGAAAGGATCTGTTGTAGACTCAGTTGTTGGTGTCTTTCTTACTCAGAATGTTTCAGACCATCTTTCAAG TTCTGCCTTCATGGCTCTTGCTGCAAAATTTCCTTTAAAGTCAAGGGCCAATAATTGGAGGTCGGATGCAGAAAAAATGAACACTTCTGAAGAGCAGCAAGAAAGATGCATTAATGCTTCTGAAAATGCCACTAAGTGGCAGGAAAACATGTTATGTAAAGAATCATATGACCGAGATTCTGTATTGATtattggagaaaaagaaagggctaGCGGTAATGAATCATATGGGAGCAATAAAGGAGGTGCTACAGCGGACTATTCAAAAGGAAAATGTTGGAATGCACATCAAAGAGAGCTAGAACATGGTCATGAATCGTCTGATAGCAGGAGAGGCATTCCAGCTATAGTGAAAGGAAATACAAGTTTCGCAGAACTCAAAGAGAAAAGGTtagtggaggatgtagctccatCCCAAAACTCTGTTATTTCATCTCAATACTATTCAGAATACCAAATTCAGACAGCTGATCTGAATGGATCAAGCTCATTGTCCAACTTTGAAGCAGAAGAATTGGTAATTGGGAGTATGTGCAACGGTATGGACAGTTCAACTTCATTTACTGAGCTTCTACAGATAGCAGAACTTGGAAGTCATGGTAATGAAAGGATTCTCTCAACAGATTCCCTCAAGAGGCTTGCACGATTGGATGTTGACAAGAGAAAAACAGTCTTGGATCGATCTGAAAAACTGGAAGGTGCATGTCCATCAGTGCACACATCTGATTCTTATTTCCATAAATCAGAGTGCGACTTTATGGGGGCGTCATGTGCTCCTTTCATGctttataattttaataatttCACAAATTCTGGATTGGTGGGAATGCATAATGCCAAAATAGTAAGGCGTGAGAGCAGATCTCATCAATCCTCAACTGCTTCTGGGATAACCAACACAAATAATTTCAACTCGGATTGTGGTCCCTCTGCAAACAATGCAATTGAAGCTATAAGTCAGAAGTTGACAATAACTTCTGAAACAGTACCTGCAGTTAATTCATATGCACAAATAAGCAAGCAACTTGTGCAACCATTAACCAGCTTAGAAACAGCAGATTGCATTGGAAAGTGCTCTAATAACAATGCCCCAAGGGAGAGAACTGGGGCCTCATTAGGTAAATCAGTTTTTCACGAATGCTTGTCTTTGCAAGATGAGTCTATTCAGAACTtgcagcaaaaagaaaaagaagcaaacTTCGAAGTTGAAAACACTCAAAATGCAGAGAAAGTTCTACTATGTCAGAAGCAGAATTCTCGGAATCAGCAAACCTCTCCAGAATTACAGAACAATCAAAGGAAAGCATTGGAAGTTGCAGAGGGAGTTGAATCAAATTTTAAAAATGAAAACCATAATTCCCAAAAGGTTTCATCTGACACAGAAAATAATGGAATAaaagcaaagaagaaaaaggttgaGAGTGAAAAAAAGAAGACCTATGACTGGGATAGCTTGCGAAAAGAGGCATATAACAAAGGTGCCAATCAAGAGAGAAGCCATGAGACAATGGACTCACTTGACTGGGAAGCAGTAAAGTGTGCAGATGTAAATGAGATATCTGAAACTATTAGAGAGCGTGGAATGAACAACATGCTGGCAGAGCGGATTAAG GAATTTCTCATCCGACTGGTTAGAGATCATGGAAGCATCAACCTTGAATGGTTAAGAGACGTTAAACCAGAAAAAGCAAA GGACTACCTCCTAAGTATACGGGGATTGGGACTGAAAAGTGTGGAATGTGTTCGCCTTTTGACGCTTCATCATCTAGCTTTTCCA GTTGACACAAATGTTGGCCGCATATGTGTAAGACTGGGATGGGTACCAATTCAGCCCCTTCCCGAGTCCCTTCAGTTACATCTTTTAGAGCT GTATCCTATTTTGGAGACCATTCAGAAGTATCTCTGGCCTCGGCTATGTAAGCTTGACCAGCGGACATT ATATGAGCTCCATTATCAAATGATTACCTTTGGAAAG GTTTTCTGTACCAAAAGCAAGCCAAATTGTAATGCATGCCCAATGAGAGGAGAGTGCAAACACTTTGCAAGTGCCTTTGCCAG TGCAAGGCTTGCACTTCCGGGACTGGAAGAGAAAAGTTTAGTGAGTTCAACAATTCCAGTTGCTTCTGAGAATGGTTGTACACCTGCTTACAACCTAGAACCCCTACCTCAACTTGAGGGGAGCACATTCTCACAAGAAAGAACTATTTTTAATAATTGCGAGCCCATCATTGAAGAACCAGCCACACCAGAAGCTGAATGCCTAGAAACCGAAGAAAGTGCAATTGAAGATGCCTTTTTTGAAGAGCCTGATGAAATTCCTACTATTAAGCTCAATCTTGAAGAGTTTGCACAAAATTTACAGAATTATATGCATGCAAACAATATGGATATTCAAGATGGCGATATGTCAAAAGCTTTAGTTGCTATAACACCTGAAGCTGCTTCCATTCCCATGCCGAGACTTAAGAATGTGAGCCGCCTACGGACAGAACATCAAGT CTATGAACTTCCAGATTCACACCCTCTCTTGGAAGGA TTGGACACAAGAGAGCCTGATGATCCTTGTTTCTATCTTCTGGCCATATGGACTCCAG GTGAAACTGCACAATCTACTGAGCCACCTAAGGCATTCTGCAACTCCCAAGAAACGGGCAAACTATGCGACAGGAAAACatgttttgcttgcaatagtatACGAGAAGCACAAGCTCAAACTGTCAGAGGCACACTTTTG aTTCCATGTCGAACAGCAATGAGAGGAAGTTTTCCACTCAACGGCACCTATTTTCAAGTTAACGAG GTATTTGCAGATCATGATACTAGCCGCAACCCAATTGATGTTCCTAGGGAATGGATATGGAGCCTGCCTAGACGAACAGTATATTGTGGAACCTCGATACCAACTATATTTAGAG GTCTAACAACTGAAGAAATACAGCAATGCTTTTGGAGAG GGTTTGTTTGTGTGAGGGGATTTGACCGGAAAACAAGGGCACCGAAGCCCCTTTATGCAAGATTGCACCTTCCAGCAAGCAAGGCACCTAAGAATAGAAGGGCAGCGGCAGCCGCAGCAAAA